The Nitrospira sp. sequence TACTGAAAAACGTCTCGTCCATTGAGCTGCAGCAGCCGATCGGGCGCCCCGAGCAATTGAAACACTTCGGCTTTCGTGGTGGCGCCTGTATGAATGGCGGCGATGGTATCGGGCTTGATATCGTCACCCAAGGTGCCTCGACTGAAGGCGCAGCCTTGAGACAGAAACACAAGAACCAAGAGCCCAAAAATGTGGCGACTGAGTTTCATGGCAACTCCTTGTTCATTGCTGTAACGGACGGAAGCCCAAGGACAAAATCCTGTTCATAGACGGCATAAACGGACGGCAACAATCCAACCCGTTGGTAAACAGATTGAGCCCTGTGATTCTGCTGTTCGACGTACAATCGCATCCCGCAGACTCGCGGATCGGCCTTGGCTCTGGTCACGACATGCTCGTGCAGGGCTCGAAATACTCCCAGCCCGCGGCGGTCCGGTGCAACATAGACACTCTGAATCCACCAAAAGAGCCCGTTGCGCCAGTCACTCCACTCGTACGTGATCATCAATTGACCGACCGGCTTGTGGCCGCTTACTTCCGGAAGCTCAGCAACCAGATAAAACCCATACTCAGGATTCTCCAGGAAGGCAAGAGTCCCCAAGCGAAGTGTGGAAAGATCGAGCCGGCGATGCTCTGTTTCGAGTGCCATCGCGCTATTGTACTGGACAATGGTCTCTACATCGTCCAGGCAGGCCGGCCTAATGTGGATTCCGCCAGAAGTCATTGATCACGAGGAGATCGATTGTGATGTGCCGAGCCAGCCGTTT is a genomic window containing:
- a CDS encoding GNAT family N-acetyltransferase, whose translation is MTSGGIHIRPACLDDVETIVQYNSAMALETEHRRLDLSTLRLGTLAFLENPEYGFYLVAELPEVSGHKPVGQLMITYEWSDWRNGLFWWIQSVYVAPDRRGLGVFRALHEHVVTRAKADPRVCGMRLYVEQQNHRAQSVYQRVGLLPSVYAVYEQDFVLGLPSVTAMNKELP